One stretch of Nicotiana tabacum cultivar K326 chromosome 18, ASM71507v2, whole genome shotgun sequence DNA includes these proteins:
- the LOC107795385 gene encoding T-complex protein 1 subunit beta, whose protein sequence is MAIDKIFKDEATEEKGERARMASFIGAMAIADLVKTTLGPKGMDKILQSTGRGHSVTVTNDGATILKSLHIDNPAAKVLVDISKVQDDEVGDGTTSVVVLAGELLREAEKLVNSKIHPMTIISGFRMASECARNVLEQKVVDNKQDAEKFRSDLMNIARTTLSSKILSQDKEHFAKLAVDAVMRLKGSTNLEAIQIIKKPGGSLKDSFLDEGFILDKKIGVGQPKRIENAKILVANTAMDTDKVKIYGARVRVDSMTKVADLEAAEKGKMREKVQKIISHGINCFVNRQLIYNFPEELFADAGILAIEHADFDGIERLGLVTGGEIASTFDNPESVKLGHCKLIEEIMIGEDKLIHFSGVEMGQACTIVLRGASPHVLDEAERSLHDALCVLSQTVNDSRVLLGGGWPEMVMAKAVDELAKKTPGKRSHAIEAFTRALLAIPTTIADNAGLDSAELIAQLRAEHHKEESNAGIDVISGSVGDMAELGISESFKVKQAVLLSATEAAEMILRVDEIITCAPRRREGM, encoded by the exons ATGGCG ATTGACAAAATCTTCAAAGATGAAGCCACTGAAGAAAAGGGCGAGCGCGCTAGGATG GCGTCGTTTATTGGAGCAATGGCAATTGCTGACTTGGTAAAGACAACCTTAGGACCTAAGGGGATG GATAAAATTTTGCAATCGACAGGCAGAGGACACAGTGTTACAGTTACCAATGATGGTGCAACAATTTTGAAGTCCCTCCATATTGACAATCCAGCTGCCAAGGTCCTCGTGG ATATCTCCAAGGTACAGGATGATGAAGTTGGTGATGGGACAACTTCAGTAGTCGTTTTGGCTGGAGAACTTTTGAGGGAGGCAGAAAAGTTGGTAAATTCAAAAATTCACCCGATGACAATTATCTCAG GTTTCCGGATGGCATCTGAGTGTGCACGCAATGTTCTGGAGCAGAAGGTTGTGGATAACAAGCAGGATGCAG AGAAGTTTAGATCAGACTTAATGAATATTGCAAGGACTACTTTGAGCTCAAAAATCTTGTCTCAGGACAAGGAGCATTTTGCGAAACTGGCTGTTGATGCGGTTATGAGGTTAAAG GGCAGTACCAATCTTGAGGCAATCCAGATAATTAAGAAACCTGGAGGTTCATTGAAGGATTCATTTTTAGATGAAGG GTTTATTTTGGACAAAAAGATTGGGGTTGGCCAACCAAAACGCATTGAAAATGCTAAGATTTTGGTGGCAAATACTGCTATGGATACAGATAAAGTGAAGATATATGGAGCACGTGTTCGAGTTGACTCAATGACCAAGGTTGCTGATCTAGAAGCAGCTGAAAAGGGAAAAATGAGAGAGAAGGTGCAAAAGATCATCAGTCATGGAATAAATTGCTTTGTTAACCGACAGCTTATCTACAATTTCCCAGAGGAACTATTTGCTGATGCAGGGATACTTGCAATAGAGCATGCTGATTTTGATGGTATTGAGCGGTTGGGTTTAGTTACTGGTGGAGAAATTGCATCAACCTTTGATAATCCAGAGTCTGTCAAGCTTGGCCACTGCAAACTTATCGAGGAGATTATGATTGGTGAAGATAAGCTAATCCACTTCTCTGGGGTTGAAATGGGTCAGGCATGTACAATTGTTTTGAGAGGTGCAAG CCCTCATGTACTGGATGAAGCTGAAAGATCTCTGCACGATGCATTGTGCGTACTGTCTCAGACAGTAAATGACAGTAGGGTTTTACTTGGAGGTGGATGGCCTGAGATGGTGATGGCTAAGGCGGTTGATGAACTAGCTAAGAAGACTCCAGGTAAAAGATCTCATGCAATTGAGGCTTTTACCCGTGCACTTTTGGCAATTCCAACGACTATTGCCGACAATGCCGGATTAGATAGTGCCGAGCTGATTGCTCAGCTTCGTGCGGAACACCACAAGGAGGAAAGCAATGCAGGAATTGATGTCATCTCTGGATCT GTTGGAGATATGGCAGAGCTAGGAATATCTGAGTCGTTCAAAGTCAAACAGGCAGTGTTGCTCTCTGCCACTGAGGCTGCTGAAATGATCCTAAGGGTTGACGAAATCATCACTTGTGCCCCAAGGAGGAGAGAGGGAATGTAA